One window from the genome of Oligoflexus sp. encodes:
- the pssA gene encoding CDP-diacylglycerol--serine O-phosphatidyltransferase, with translation MKAIGARRKLGGAIYILPNLITTGNLFFGFFSIVKGLQGNFLWASGAILLAAIFDVLDGRVARMTNSQSEFGVQYDSLCDLISFGAAPALLMYKAGLSEAGRFGWIVCFMFLACGALRLARFNVQSSIGKASGDFTGLPIPMAAGVVACFVALWMEFETKPSDFQLLFWIENLIQNSMFRQWFFGITGLLLAMAMVTNIPYRSHKTLNIRGIKPFRLLVLAVGMVALIATQPEIFGFIIFFGYALSGPLEWLFGWTKIVDDDDIFEQSEQGSIEP, from the coding sequence ATGAAAGCAATTGGCGCACGACGCAAACTCGGTGGAGCGATCTATATCCTCCCGAACCTGATCACGACCGGTAACCTTTTCTTCGGGTTCTTCTCGATTGTGAAAGGCCTGCAGGGCAATTTCCTTTGGGCTTCGGGGGCCATACTCCTGGCGGCCATCTTCGATGTCCTCGATGGCCGCGTCGCGCGCATGACCAATAGCCAAAGTGAATTCGGCGTTCAGTACGATTCACTCTGCGACTTGATATCCTTCGGTGCGGCTCCGGCTCTTCTGATGTACAAGGCCGGGCTTTCGGAAGCGGGACGCTTCGGCTGGATCGTATGTTTCATGTTCCTCGCCTGCGGCGCTCTGCGCCTTGCGCGTTTCAATGTGCAAAGCTCGATCGGCAAAGCCTCGGGTGATTTCACGGGCCTGCCGATTCCCATGGCCGCGGGCGTGGTCGCTTGCTTCGTGGCGCTTTGGATGGAATTCGAAACCAAACCCAGTGATTTCCAGCTGCTCTTCTGGATCGAGAACCTGATTCAAAATTCCATGTTCCGCCAGTGGTTCTTCGGCATCACAGGCCTGCTTCTGGCCATGGCCATGGTCACCAACATTCCCTACAGATCTCATAAAACACTTAACATTCGTGGGATAAAACCATTCCGACTCCTGGTTCTGGCCGTGGGCATGGTGGCCCTGATCGCGACCCAGCCCGAAATCTTCGGCTTTATTATTTTCTTCGGTTATGCGCTGAGCGGACCTTTGGAATGGCTCTTCGGTTGGACCAAGATCGTCGATGACGATGATATCTTTGAACAGAGTGAACAAGGTTCCATCGAACCTTAA